In the genome of Misgurnus anguillicaudatus chromosome 11, ASM2758022v2, whole genome shotgun sequence, one region contains:
- the irf2bp2a gene encoding interferon regulatory factor 2-binding protein 2-A, with product MSSAAVAASRRQSCYLCDLPRMPWAMIWDFTEPVCRGCVNYEGADRIEFVIETARQLKRAHGFQDGRQSGPVKQLSGKEIHAPGDPGSRPPQPLDRYDRPPRLGPEYQSARQANGIPVPNGFSKPDDPPELNRQSPNPRRTSAVPPNLVPLVNGGMMNGRPPQMAGLSQAELGNKRPASVSSTEHEKDKHRPDSMTPEISDSHKSRDDWLNKNKTVRDLMTLNPYDSRFKKEHMQQRVYESSSSSTPASKSDRGKHPKNLKRKASPEPDGEGNVKINGDGQPWLPAPGDGLKMPPVPPPSFAALPSTLSPHPRTTPPEAAGTVAQNGQSPMAALILAADNAGGNSSPKDANQVHSTTRRNSSSPLSPNHQRLARSSATPHGPNMDPGHPQSIPDSSVPNSIPLCCTLCHERLEDTHFVQCPSVPSHKFCFPCSRESIKQQGATGEVYCPSGEKCPLVGSNVPWAFMQGEIATILAGDVKVKKERDP from the exons aTGTCGTCCGCAGCGGTAGCTGCCTCGCGCAGGCAGTCGTGTTATTTATGCGACTTGCCCCGCATGCCGTGGGCTATGATCTGGGATTTTACTGAGCCCGTGTGCAGAGGATGTGTGAACTACGAAGGGGCCGACAGGATCGAGTTTGTCATCGAAACGGCGAGGCAGCTCAAGCGAGCTCACGGCTTTCAGGATGGCAGACAGTCGGGACCCGTTAAACAGTTGTCGGGGAAAGAGATTCACGCGCCGGGAGACCCCGGCTCGCGCCCGCCGCAGCCTCTCGATCGTTACGATCGCCCGCCCAGACTGGGACCTGAGTATCAGTCCGCGCGGCAGGCGAATGGCATCCCCGTGCCAAACGGATTCTCAAAACCAGACGATCCTCCGGAGCTCAACCGCCAGAGTCCGAACCCGCGCAGGACTAGCGCCGTTCCGCCCAATTTAGTGCCTTTGGTGAACGGCGGGATGATGAACGGCAGACCGCCGCAGATGGCTGGTCTCAGTCAGGCGGAGCTCGGAAATAAGCGGCCAGCCTCCGTCTCTAGCACGGAGCACGAGAAGGACAAACACCGACCTGACAGCATGACACCAGAGATCAGCGACAGCCATAAGAGCCGGGACGACTGGTTGAACAAGAACAAAACGGTTCGGGATCTGATGACGCTGAACCCGTACGATAGCAGATTCAAGAAGGAGCACATGCAGCAAAGGGTGTATGAAAGCAGCAGTAGCAGCACTCCTGCCTCAAAATCTG ATAGAGGCAAGCATCCCAAGAATTTAAAGAGGAAAGCTTCTCCAGAGCCAGACGGGGAGGGCAACGTGAAGATTAACGGGGACGGACAGCCGTGGCTTCCGGCGCCAGGAGACGGCTTAAAAATGCCACCCGTGCCGCCACCTAGCTTCGCCGCCCTGCCATCCACGTTATCCCCGCACCCTCGCACCACCCCGCCAGAGGCCGCAGGCACCGTGGCTCAGAACGGACAGTCTCCCATGGCGGCACTCATTTTGGCCGCAGATAACGCCGGTGGCAACAGCTCGCCGAAGGACGCCAACCAGGTCCACTCTACGACGCGCAGGAACAGCAGCAGCCCGCTGTCCCCCAACCATCAGCGACTGGCACGGTCTAGCGCCACGCCGCACGGGCCGAACATGGATCCGGGTCATCCTCAGAGCATTCCGGACTCGTCTGTTCCCAACAGCATTCCGCTCTGCTGCACGCTGTGCCACGAGAGACTGGAGGACACGCACTTTGTCCAGTGTCCCTCTGTGCCATCGCACAAGTTTTGCTTCCCGTGCTCCCGGGAGAGCATCAAACAGCAAGGCGCCACCGGAGAAGTGTACTGTCCGAGCGGTGAGAAATGCCCGCTGGTGGGCTCAAACGTACCTTGGGCGTTCATGCAGGGCGAAATAGCCACCATACTCGCAGGGGACGTCAAAGTAAAAAAGGAGAGGGACCCTTGA